A window of Tautonia plasticadhaerens contains these coding sequences:
- a CDS encoding extracellular metalloproteinase — translation MSSDRRRRHRAALRGRLDLDVRRNRVRPSIEGLEDRVVLSPSPLPGEVALSGPRQGAPVQIARDYLAEHGDSFGLGAGDLDRLVVTNNHTSTPSGVTYLYLRQGFNGLPVVDSDINVAVDRQGRILTIGGRFSPLIGSLPEEGVPAPGLSPAEALGRAVDALGLGLAGDITVVRDAEGLDLRGTLLAPGAARGEVPARLHYVAGPDGSPRLAWNFSVDLPDGSHWYDASVDAQTGALLRASDWVDNHTYNVFPPPARSPQDGPRTLVVDQHLDAPDASPDGWHTTDGRTDGPEFTDTRGNNVFAQEDADNNNTGGTRPDGGAGLVFDFPFDDTQAPANSQNASIVQTFFVSNVFHDVLHRYGFDEASGNFQQNNFGRGGQGGDAVQADVQDGSGTDNANFATPPDGTAGRMQMYIFTGTNPNRDAGFANEIVVHELGHGISNRLTGGAANSGALDRFQSRSMGEGWSDFYALMFTQDANDGKLDAYPQGVYVGYPNGVRRQPYSFDQNIYNYSYSDLGLGAGEFFPHPNGEIWAAALWDMNWLLVDRQGFSPDLYAPVDVASPEASSGNQVAMLLVTEALKLQPANPTYLQGRDAILRADQALFGGRYATEIWTAFARRGMGLSAVDTDLGTRYDDARDFDGIREAFDIPLFVDVAFNSAGLAGLYENSPLNEVVVGTLTDRFGISNPADYGATIDWGDGSPVRAATLRPNGAGGLDIIGSHTYLEGGPYEVTITADRDGSLPEVATFDLPVQSWPLFAQAGSPIVSREGIPLEDVPVGSFTDFDPQANPGSHYTVTIDWGDGVQSPGEVVRQADGGFDVFGSHTYREGGDRTYRLIVSEAGGQSSFALGQARIETFPVLATGGFSYTIQEGTPFRGPVARFVDLSPQVKEARSYSAVIDWGDGTTGPGTVVSDGGGAFTVLGEHTFSLPGGRSELPIRVTVFEGGGNSDTATSTAVVSDAPINAEGRRLTLAEGLFSGVVARFDDFNQLGTAGEFTATIDWGDGTTTPGVIEPDPEVGFLVLGTRDDLRAGTFTARIRVVSRGGSIAEATSTLVVSDAGFLPRAQPIAALAGPFSGVVATFVDLNPGGSPGDFSASISWGDGASSAGRMVQLEDGSFQVLGDHSFPAGTYEVVVTVTSLATGVRADAAATARIGSSPLTGLAVPIRGLELEDGLHYLGAVYTEDPFAGAGDFTVVIDWGDGTTSAGEVVVHPLGRESGFLVRGRHAYTRSGGFPVSVAITGPGGVQTSLSTSAAMDVVRMPVIATLAPGGLVSGFAVPGSTVILLAQRDGGEPFLIAEVPTNPADGGWTYEVEGLGDGSYALSAAAKNRSGVQNSPIVPIGGGPLVVDRSGPTVRDVFLDPRAGQVLVTLADPLSGLAPASLLSPDNYAVTDAMGRALRIVGVELSPPGADGSQVVILRLGSRGPLSRGGYTVTINGAAITDRAGNTLTESFFTPFPQFVGASSTTFVADIGTDGTRSTPPIQVIPGDQARGVGAFRRFIAAGFRRRPIQL, via the coding sequence ATGAGCAGCGATCGCCGAAGGCGGCACCGGGCCGCGCTGCGCGGCCGACTTGATCTCGATGTGCGGAGGAATCGCGTCCGGCCCTCGATCGAGGGGCTCGAGGATCGCGTGGTGCTCTCCCCCTCCCCCCTCCCCGGCGAAGTCGCGTTGAGCGGCCCCCGGCAGGGAGCGCCCGTGCAGATCGCGAGGGACTATCTGGCCGAGCATGGCGACTCCTTCGGCCTCGGGGCGGGCGACCTCGACCGCCTAGTCGTCACCAACAACCACACGAGCACCCCCAGCGGCGTCACCTACCTGTACCTGAGGCAGGGCTTCAACGGCCTGCCGGTGGTCGACTCGGACATCAACGTCGCCGTCGACCGCCAGGGGCGGATCCTGACCATCGGCGGCCGGTTCAGCCCGCTCATCGGCAGCCTCCCCGAGGAGGGTGTCCCCGCCCCCGGGCTGTCCCCCGCGGAGGCGCTGGGCCGGGCGGTCGACGCCCTCGGCCTGGGACTCGCCGGCGACATCACCGTCGTCCGCGACGCCGAGGGGCTCGATCTCCGGGGGACATTGCTGGCCCCCGGGGCCGCCCGGGGCGAGGTCCCGGCCCGGCTGCACTACGTCGCCGGGCCCGACGGCTCCCCCCGCCTCGCCTGGAACTTCTCCGTCGACCTGCCCGACGGCAGCCACTGGTACGACGCCAGCGTCGACGCCCAGACCGGCGCGCTGCTCCGGGCCTCCGACTGGGTCGACAACCACACCTACAACGTCTTCCCCCCGCCCGCCCGCTCGCCGCAGGACGGGCCCCGCACCCTCGTCGTCGACCAGCACCTGGACGCCCCCGACGCCTCGCCCGACGGCTGGCACACCACCGACGGCCGGACCGACGGACCCGAGTTCACCGACACCCGAGGCAACAACGTCTTCGCCCAGGAAGACGCCGACAACAACAACACCGGCGGCACGCGCCCCGACGGCGGCGCCGGCCTCGTCTTCGACTTCCCCTTCGACGACACCCAGGCCCCGGCCAACTCCCAGAACGCCTCGATCGTCCAGACCTTCTTCGTCTCCAACGTCTTCCACGACGTGCTCCACCGGTACGGCTTCGACGAGGCATCCGGCAACTTCCAGCAGAACAACTTCGGCCGGGGAGGACAGGGCGGCGACGCCGTGCAGGCCGACGTCCAGGACGGATCGGGGACCGACAACGCCAATTTCGCGACCCCCCCGGACGGCACCGCCGGCCGCATGCAGATGTACATCTTCACGGGCACCAACCCCAATCGGGACGCCGGCTTCGCCAACGAGATCGTCGTCCACGAGCTGGGCCACGGCATCTCCAACCGGCTGACCGGCGGCGCGGCCAACTCCGGCGCGCTCGACCGCTTCCAGTCCCGCAGCATGGGCGAGGGCTGGAGCGACTTCTACGCCCTGATGTTCACCCAGGACGCGAACGACGGGAAGCTCGACGCCTACCCGCAGGGCGTCTACGTCGGCTATCCCAACGGCGTCCGCCGCCAGCCCTACAGCTTCGACCAGAATATTTACAATTACTCCTATTCCGACCTCGGGCTCGGCGCGGGCGAGTTCTTCCCGCACCCCAACGGCGAGATCTGGGCCGCCGCACTCTGGGACATGAACTGGCTGCTCGTCGACCGCCAGGGCTTCTCCCCCGACCTCTACGCCCCCGTCGACGTGGCCTCCCCCGAGGCCAGCTCCGGGAATCAGGTCGCCATGCTCCTGGTGACCGAGGCCCTCAAGCTCCAGCCGGCCAACCCCACCTACCTCCAGGGCCGAGACGCCATCCTCCGGGCCGACCAGGCCCTCTTCGGCGGCAGGTATGCCACCGAGATCTGGACCGCCTTCGCTCGCCGGGGCATGGGCCTCAGCGCCGTCGACACCGACCTGGGCACCCGATACGACGACGCCAGGGACTTCGACGGCATCCGCGAGGCCTTCGACATCCCCCTCTTCGTCGACGTCGCCTTCAACTCCGCCGGGCTGGCCGGACTCTACGAGAATTCCCCGCTCAACGAGGTCGTGGTCGGCACCCTGACCGACCGTTTCGGCATCTCCAACCCCGCCGATTACGGCGCCACCATCGACTGGGGCGACGGCTCCCCCGTGCGGGCGGCGACCCTCCGGCCCAACGGCGCCGGCGGGCTGGACATCATCGGCTCCCACACCTACCTCGAAGGCGGCCCTTACGAGGTCACGATCACGGCCGACCGCGACGGCTCCCTCCCCGAGGTGGCCACCTTCGACCTCCCCGTGCAGAGCTGGCCCCTGTTCGCCCAGGCCGGCAGCCCGATCGTCTCGCGGGAGGGGATTCCCCTGGAGGACGTCCCGGTCGGCTCGTTCACCGACTTCGACCCCCAGGCCAACCCGGGCTCCCACTACACCGTCACCATCGACTGGGGCGACGGCGTCCAGTCCCCCGGCGAGGTCGTCCGCCAGGCCGACGGCGGCTTCGACGTCTTCGGCAGCCACACCTACCGGGAGGGGGGCGACCGCACCTACCGCCTGATCGTCTCCGAGGCCGGCGGGCAGTCCAGCTTCGCCCTGGGGCAGGCCCGGATCGAGACCTTCCCCGTCCTCGCCACCGGCGGCTTCTCCTACACCATCCAGGAGGGGACCCCCTTCAGGGGGCCCGTCGCCCGGTTCGTCGACCTGAGCCCCCAGGTGAAGGAAGCCCGCTCCTACTCGGCGGTCATCGACTGGGGTGACGGGACCACCGGTCCTGGTACCGTGGTCTCCGACGGCGGCGGCGCGTTCACCGTCCTGGGCGAGCACACCTTCAGCCTGCCCGGCGGCCGGTCCGAGCTGCCCATCCGGGTCACCGTCTTCGAGGGGGGGGGCAACTCCGACACCGCCACGAGCACCGCCGTCGTCTCCGACGCCCCCATCAACGCCGAGGGCCGCCGACTGACCCTGGCCGAGGGCCTCTTCTCCGGCGTCGTCGCCCGCTTCGACGACTTCAACCAGCTCGGCACGGCCGGCGAGTTCACCGCCACGATCGACTGGGGGGACGGCACCACCACCCCGGGCGTGATCGAGCCCGACCCCGAGGTCGGCTTCCTCGTCCTCGGGACCCGGGACGACCTGCGGGCCGGCACCTTCACCGCCCGGATCCGGGTGGTGAGCCGGGGTGGCAGCATCGCCGAGGCCACCTCCACCCTCGTCGTCTCCGACGCCGGGTTCCTCCCCCGAGCCCAGCCGATCGCCGCCCTCGCCGGCCCCTTCTCCGGCGTCGTCGCCACCTTCGTCGACCTCAACCCCGGCGGCTCCCCCGGGGACTTCTCCGCCTCCATCTCCTGGGGGGACGGCGCCTCCTCCGCCGGCCGGATGGTCCAGCTCGAGGACGGCTCGTTCCAGGTCCTGGGGGACCACTCCTTCCCCGCCGGCACCTACGAGGTGGTCGTCACCGTGACCAGCCTGGCCACCGGCGTCCGGGCCGACGCCGCCGCGACGGCGAGGATCGGCTCCAGTCCGCTCACCGGCCTCGCCGTGCCGATCCGCGGCCTGGAGCTGGAGGACGGGCTCCACTACCTCGGCGCCGTCTACACCGAGGACCCCTTCGCCGGGGCGGGCGACTTCACCGTCGTCATCGATTGGGGGGACGGCACCACCTCCGCCGGCGAGGTGGTCGTCCACCCCCTGGGCCGGGAGTCCGGCTTCCTGGTCCGGGGCCGGCACGCCTACACTCGCTCGGGAGGGTTCCCCGTCTCGGTCGCAATCACGGGCCCCGGCGGCGTGCAGACCTCCCTCTCGACCTCCGCCGCGATGGACGTGGTCCGCATGCCCGTCATTGCGACCCTCGCGCCCGGCGGCCTGGTGAGCGGCTTCGCCGTGCCCGGATCGACGGTCATCCTGCTCGCCCAGCGGGACGGCGGCGAGCCGTTCCTGATCGCCGAGGTGCCCACCAATCCCGCCGACGGCGGCTGGACCTACGAGGTGGAGGGCCTCGGCGACGGCTCCTACGCCCTCTCCGCCGCCGCCAAGAACCGCTCCGGCGTCCAGAACAGCCCGATCGTCCCGATCGGGGGCGGCCCCCTCGTGGTCGACCGCTCCGGGCCGACCGTCCGGGACGTCTTCCTCGACCCGAGGGCCGGTCAGGTGCTCGTCACCCTGGCCGACCCCCTCAGCGGGCTGGCCCCGGCCTCGCTGCTCAGCCCGGACAACTACGCCGTCACCGACGCCATGGGCCGCGCCCTGCGGATCGTCGGCGTCGAGCTCTCCCCGCCGGGGGCCGACGGCTCCCAGGTCGTCATCCTCCGGCTCGGCAGCCGGGGCCCCCTGTCCCGGGGCGGCTACACCGTGACGATCAACGGGGCCGCCATCACCGACCGGGCCGGGAACACGCTGACCGAGTCGTTCTTCACCCCCTTCCCGCAGTTCGTCGGGGCGAGCTCGACCACCTTCGTCGCCGACATCGGCACCGACGGCACCCGGTCCACCCCGCCGATCCAGGTCATCCCCGGCGACCAGGCCCGAGGGGTCGGTGCCTTCCGACGCTTCATCGCCGCGGGCTTCCGCCGCCGCCCGATCCAGCTCTGA
- a CDS encoding dipeptidase, translating into MPPLPMACWAPLILSTPIFAPAPGDDSPESRAAEVHAGALLIDGHNDLPWRLRSDGDVAFGAIDLADRLDSGHTDIPRLRIGGVDAQFWSVYIPSEHPDPAQTVLQQIDLVYRMAERYPDAFEIARTAGDVERIAASGKVASLIGIEGGVAIEGDLALLRNFARLGVRYMTLTHNSSLPWADAATDDAISGGLSPFGERVVKEMNRLGMLVDISHVSEETMDDCLRVSEAPVIASHSSAYAIAPHPRNVPDAILRRLPENGGVVMVNFYPSFIVPDASAKMAEARERFRAEHPDDDEAYREALRGWMGEHAEELRGEVSVVADHVDHIVEIAGIDHVGIGGDYDGIGSVPVGLEDVSTYPNLTGELLRRGYSDEDVRKVLGGNALRVLREAEEVADRLRSQVPPDVQQPEPRAEDE; encoded by the coding sequence ATGCCCCCGCTCCCGATGGCCTGCTGGGCCCCCCTGATCCTCTCGACCCCGATCTTCGCCCCGGCCCCGGGGGACGACTCCCCCGAGTCCCGGGCCGCCGAGGTCCACGCCGGGGCCCTGCTGATCGACGGCCACAACGACCTGCCCTGGCGGCTCCGGTCGGACGGGGACGTGGCCTTCGGGGCGATCGACCTCGCCGATCGGCTCGACTCGGGGCACACGGACATCCCCCGACTGAGGATCGGCGGGGTCGATGCCCAATTCTGGTCGGTGTACATCCCGAGCGAGCACCCGGACCCGGCTCAGACCGTCCTCCAGCAGATCGACCTGGTCTATCGGATGGCCGAGCGGTATCCCGACGCCTTCGAGATCGCCCGGACGGCCGGAGACGTCGAGCGGATCGCCGCCTCGGGGAAGGTCGCCTCGCTGATCGGGATCGAGGGCGGGGTGGCGATCGAGGGGGATCTGGCGCTGCTGCGGAACTTCGCCCGGCTGGGGGTCCGCTACATGACGCTCACGCACAATTCCAGCCTCCCCTGGGCCGACGCCGCCACCGACGATGCGATCAGCGGCGGGCTCTCGCCGTTCGGCGAGCGGGTGGTGAAGGAGATGAACCGGCTGGGGATGCTGGTGGACATCTCCCACGTCTCCGAGGAGACGATGGACGACTGCCTCCGAGTCTCGGAGGCGCCGGTGATCGCCAGCCATTCGAGCGCCTACGCGATCGCCCCGCACCCGAGGAACGTCCCCGACGCGATCCTCCGCCGCCTCCCGGAGAATGGCGGGGTGGTCATGGTCAACTTCTACCCGAGCTTCATCGTCCCGGACGCCTCCGCCAAAATGGCCGAGGCCCGGGAACGGTTCCGGGCCGAGCACCCGGACGACGACGAGGCCTACCGGGAGGCGCTGCGAGGCTGGATGGGTGAGCACGCCGAGGAGCTTCGAGGCGAAGTCTCGGTCGTCGCCGACCACGTCGACCACATCGTGGAGATCGCCGGGATCGACCACGTCGGCATCGGCGGCGACTACGACGGCATCGGCAGCGTGCCGGTCGGGCTGGAGGACGTGTCGACCTATCCGAACCTGACCGGGGAATTGCTGCGTCGCGGGTACTCGGACGAAGACGTGCGGAAGGTGCTCGGAGGCAATGCCCTCCGGGTCCTCCGGGAGGCGGAGGAGGTGGCCGACCGGCTTCGATCGCAAGTGCCGCCGGACGTCCAGCAGCCGGAGCCTCGGGCGGAGGACGAGTGA
- a CDS encoding efflux RND transporter periplasmic adaptor subunit, which translates to MNTRTTKRGLSWLAGALLMGGAVAAAAFLLPSSSWSSDARAIPEGISRIPVVRTDLSVTVTSTGELNSASNTLIECALEDIRERSAGGQRIGTSGRSMIIELIPEGSVVSKGDVLMKVDGSEYEEMIRQKLIENEQERSELRQFELDLETARISLTEFLEGTRLQQLQMYKGEIKLAEGQYQRQIDRMAWSEEMLPLGYISQARYEQEKQLLLSDKIALDRARETLSTYEKYTVPKMAQTLETEIDQRLSNVTYMRRRAERNDERLKEYQEQLANCTVRAPHDGYVIYATDDDDPPLAVGVEVHEHMDLFHLPDLGNMQVEVGLNETIVERVQAGMPAVVRVVAFPNVQLQGRVEKVEQLPRTTRYSFIKDDVKEYRAIISMESHPGLMPKMEAEVEIMTEERPDALVVPAQAIAYEQAGTPYCYVTRADGLERRPVDVRPGTINTLQVLDGLDEGDVVILDPTRVDLEGLVVDRPLGPITTTVPSDAGQAQASAGSALLQ; encoded by the coding sequence ATGAATACCCGGACAACGAAGCGAGGCCTCTCCTGGCTCGCGGGAGCCCTGCTGATGGGCGGCGCCGTGGCCGCCGCGGCGTTCCTGCTGCCCTCCTCCTCGTGGTCCAGCGACGCCCGGGCGATCCCCGAGGGGATTTCCCGGATCCCGGTGGTCCGAACCGACCTCTCCGTGACGGTGACCTCGACCGGGGAGCTGAACAGCGCCTCCAACACCTTGATCGAGTGCGCGCTGGAGGACATCCGGGAGCGCAGCGCCGGCGGCCAGCGGATCGGCACCAGCGGCCGTTCGATGATCATCGAGCTGATCCCCGAGGGTTCGGTCGTCTCCAAGGGGGACGTCCTCATGAAGGTGGACGGCTCCGAGTACGAGGAGATGATCCGCCAGAAGCTCATCGAGAACGAGCAGGAGCGGTCCGAGCTGCGCCAGTTCGAGCTCGACCTGGAGACCGCCCGGATCTCCCTGACCGAGTTCCTGGAGGGGACCCGGCTCCAGCAGCTCCAGATGTACAAGGGCGAGATCAAGCTGGCCGAGGGGCAGTACCAGCGCCAGATCGACCGCATGGCCTGGTCGGAGGAGATGCTGCCGCTGGGCTACATCTCCCAGGCGCGCTACGAGCAGGAGAAGCAGCTGCTGCTGAGCGACAAGATCGCGCTCGACCGCGCCCGGGAGACGCTCTCCACCTACGAGAAGTACACCGTCCCGAAGATGGCCCAGACGCTGGAGACCGAGATCGACCAGCGGCTGTCCAACGTCACCTACATGCGGCGTCGGGCGGAGCGGAATGACGAGCGGCTCAAGGAGTACCAGGAGCAGCTGGCCAACTGCACCGTCCGGGCCCCGCACGACGGCTACGTCATCTACGCCACGGATGACGACGACCCGCCGCTGGCCGTCGGCGTCGAGGTCCACGAGCACATGGACCTCTTCCACCTGCCCGACCTGGGGAACATGCAGGTCGAGGTCGGCCTGAATGAGACGATCGTCGAGCGGGTCCAGGCCGGGATGCCGGCCGTGGTCCGGGTCGTCGCCTTCCCCAACGTCCAGCTCCAGGGGCGCGTCGAGAAGGTCGAGCAGCTGCCCCGGACGACCCGCTACAGCTTTATCAAGGACGACGTGAAGGAATATCGGGCCATCATCTCGATGGAGTCCCACCCCGGCCTGATGCCCAAGATGGAGGCCGAGGTCGAGATCATGACCGAGGAGCGTCCCGACGCCCTGGTGGTCCCCGCCCAGGCGATCGCCTACGAGCAGGCGGGCACCCCCTATTGCTACGTCACCCGGGCCGACGGGCTCGAACGCCGGCCCGTCGACGTCCGACCCGGCACGATCAACACGCTCCAGGTCCTCGACGGGCTGGACGAGGGTGACGTGGTCATCCTCGACCCGACCCGGGTTGACCTGGAGGGGCTGGTCGTCGACCGGCCCCTCGGGCCGATCACGACCACCGTCCCGAGCGACGCCGGGCAGGCCCAGGCCTCCGCCGGATCGGCCCTGCTGCAATGA
- a CDS encoding c-type cytochrome — protein sequence MISSNPGKYSPLLALLLLALSLLRAEPASAGGRTAPGTPDADRGRQALTARGYLRPEWGMDVYRAVAGLWGDRAPDPEADPGTYADAFADRYGLHPAPYPNDGLPMGLRRATDPKSGRVGFQVDCLACHGGSIGGTSYVGLGNTRLDMIGLYRDFYRADGRPLYFTGFTVNTARGTVNAGQMAAILIALRSPDLSPRLFPVLHGAKFAETDVPAWWTLKHKGTMYYDGRTDARSVRSIMQFMLGEKSREQFEELEPTFGDILAYLKSIEAPEYPFPVDPDLAERGRGVFEVNCARCHGTYGEGRTYPNRVVELEVIGTDPARALAPTDSLVSHYNKTWFAEHHPVDEVMTGYQAPPLDGVWATAPYLHNGSVPTLSHLLDSDTRPGRFRRPPSTDFEHYDTGRVGWRVEVLDPVEPEIARRDRDRSIFDASRFGLGNRGHTFGDPLTDDERRAVIEYLKTL from the coding sequence ATGATCTCGTCGAATCCCGGGAAATACTCACCGCTGCTCGCGCTCCTCCTGCTGGCGCTGTCGCTGCTCCGGGCCGAGCCCGCCTCGGCCGGGGGGAGGACGGCGCCCGGCACGCCCGACGCCGACCGGGGGCGGCAGGCCCTGACCGCTCGGGGCTACCTGAGGCCCGAATGGGGGATGGACGTCTATCGGGCGGTCGCCGGGCTCTGGGGGGACCGGGCCCCCGACCCCGAGGCCGATCCCGGCACCTATGCCGACGCCTTCGCCGATCGCTACGGCCTCCACCCGGCCCCCTACCCCAACGACGGCCTGCCGATGGGACTCCGCAGGGCGACCGACCCGAAGTCCGGCCGGGTCGGCTTCCAGGTCGACTGCCTGGCCTGTCACGGCGGCTCGATCGGCGGGACGAGCTACGTCGGGCTGGGCAACACCCGGCTCGACATGATCGGCCTGTACCGCGACTTCTACCGCGCCGACGGCCGACCGCTATACTTCACCGGCTTCACGGTGAACACCGCCCGGGGCACGGTCAATGCCGGCCAGATGGCCGCCATCCTGATCGCCCTCCGCAGCCCCGACCTGTCCCCCCGCCTCTTCCCGGTCCTCCACGGCGCAAAGTTCGCCGAGACCGACGTCCCCGCCTGGTGGACGCTCAAGCACAAAGGCACGATGTATTACGACGGCCGGACCGACGCCCGATCGGTCCGGTCGATCATGCAGTTCATGCTCGGCGAGAAGTCGAGGGAGCAGTTCGAGGAGCTGGAGCCGACCTTCGGGGACATCCTCGCCTACCTCAAGAGCATCGAGGCCCCCGAATATCCCTTCCCGGTCGATCCCGACCTGGCCGAGCGTGGGAGGGGCGTCTTCGAGGTCAATTGCGCCCGATGCCACGGCACGTACGGCGAGGGGCGGACCTACCCGAACCGGGTGGTCGAGCTGGAGGTCATCGGCACCGACCCCGCCCGGGCCCTGGCCCCGACCGATTCCCTGGTCTCCCACTACAATAAAACCTGGTTCGCCGAGCACCACCCGGTCGACGAGGTGATGACCGGCTACCAGGCCCCCCCGCTCGACGGCGTCTGGGCGACCGCACCTTATCTGCACAACGGCTCGGTGCCGACCCTGTCCCACCTGCTCGACTCGGACACCCGCCCGGGCCGATTCCGACGCCCGCCCTCCACCGACTTCGAGCACTACGACACCGGCCGCGTCGGCTGGCGGGTCGAGGTGCTCGACCCCGTCGAGCCCGAGATCGCCCGCCGAGACCGGGATCGGTCGATCTTCGACGCCTCCCGATTCGGCCTGGGCAACCGGGGGCACACCTTCGGCGACCCGCTCACAGACGACGAGCGCCGGGCGGTCATCGAGTACCTCAAGACCCTCTGA
- a CDS encoding aldo/keto reductase: protein MEYRQLGASGLKVPALGLGTGTFGGGGELFKAWGATDVAEATRLVDVCLEAGLNLFDSADIYSQGMAEEILGQAIKGRRDRVLISTKGTFRAGGGPNDVGSSRHHLIRAVEGSLRRLGTDFIDLYQLHGFDAVTPVEEVLSTLDGLVRAGKIRYIGCSNFSGWHLMKSLAVSEKYGYPRYVAHQAYYSLVGRDYEWELMPLALDQGVGAVVWSPLGWGRLTGKIRLGQPLPETSRLRSKTAVDIGPQVPEEYLYRVVDALDGVASETGKTVPQVALNWLLRRPSVATVIVGARNEEQLRQNLGAVGWDLSPEQVARLDAASATPLAYPYWHQRGFVERNPAPV from the coding sequence ATGGAATACCGGCAACTCGGGGCCTCGGGGCTGAAGGTCCCGGCCCTGGGCCTCGGCACCGGCACCTTCGGCGGCGGCGGCGAGCTGTTCAAGGCCTGGGGCGCGACCGACGTGGCGGAGGCGACCCGGCTGGTCGACGTCTGCCTCGAGGCCGGCCTCAACCTGTTCGACTCGGCCGACATCTACTCGCAGGGCATGGCCGAGGAGATCCTCGGGCAGGCGATCAAGGGCCGACGCGACCGGGTCCTCATCTCGACCAAGGGGACGTTCCGGGCGGGGGGCGGCCCGAACGACGTCGGTTCCTCCCGGCACCACCTGATCCGGGCGGTCGAGGGGAGCCTGCGGCGGCTCGGCACCGACTTCATCGACCTCTACCAGCTCCACGGCTTCGACGCCGTCACGCCGGTGGAGGAGGTGCTCTCGACGCTCGACGGCCTGGTCCGGGCCGGCAAGATCCGTTACATCGGCTGCTCGAACTTCTCGGGCTGGCACCTGATGAAGTCGCTCGCCGTCTCGGAGAAGTACGGCTACCCACGCTACGTGGCCCACCAGGCGTATTATTCGCTGGTCGGCCGCGACTATGAATGGGAATTGATGCCGCTGGCGCTCGACCAAGGCGTCGGCGCCGTCGTCTGGAGCCCGCTGGGCTGGGGCCGCCTCACCGGCAAGATCCGCCTAGGTCAGCCGCTCCCCGAGACGAGCCGGTTGCGGAGCAAGACGGCGGTCGACATCGGCCCCCAGGTCCCGGAGGAGTACCTCTACCGCGTCGTGGACGCGCTGGATGGTGTGGCCTCGGAGACCGGGAAGACCGTCCCCCAGGTCGCCTTGAACTGGCTCCTGCGGCGCCCCTCGGTCGCGACCGTCATCGTGGGCGCCCGCAACGAGGAGCAGCTCCGGCAGAACCTCGGGGCCGTCGGCTGGGACCTCTCCCCCGAGCAGGTGGCCCGGCTCGACGCCGCCAGCGCCACCCCGCTGGCCTATCCCTACTGGCACCAGCGGGGCTTCGTCGAGCGGAACCCCGCCCCGGTGTGA
- a CDS encoding 6-pyruvoyl trahydropterin synthase family protein has translation MYRVAREIEFCYGHRLLNYEGKCRHLHGHNGKAVIVLGGDALDHRGMLIDFSDIKRHLQAWIDEHLDHNMLLHRDDPILPVLQERGERVFVMDQNPTAENIARLIFEHAKDAGLPILEVTLWETPRCHATFGA, from the coding sequence ATGTATCGCGTCGCCCGGGAGATCGAATTCTGCTACGGACATCGACTGCTCAATTACGAGGGCAAGTGCAGGCACCTGCACGGCCACAACGGGAAGGCGGTGATCGTCCTGGGGGGTGATGCGCTCGACCATCGGGGTATGCTCATCGACTTCAGCGACATCAAGCGCCATCTCCAGGCCTGGATCGACGAGCACCTCGATCACAACATGCTGCTGCATCGGGACGACCCCATCCTCCCCGTGCTCCAGGAGCGTGGCGAGCGGGTCTTCGTGATGGACCAGAATCCGACGGCCGAGAACATCGCCCGGCTCATCTTCGAGCACGCGAAGGACGCGGGGCTGCCGATCCTCGAGGTGACCCTCTGGGAGACGCCCCGCTGTCATGCGACCTTCGGCGCGTGA